A window of Hordeum vulgare subsp. vulgare chromosome 5H, MorexV3_pseudomolecules_assembly, whole genome shotgun sequence genomic DNA:
ACCCTAATTTTTGGCCTAATTCTTCTGATGATGATTGATTCAACCAAACAAACTGGCAAACCATCTTAAACAAGGACAAAATCAAGCAGGCCATCCTTCCAATTTCGCCTGCGGTCTCCCTTTTATCAAAATATAATGTATCATGTGCAAGGGGTATCATTTTTTTTTTCTAAAATGCACAgagcattttcattttcattttcattttggaCAAGGGAGGGGGCACGCCCATGTGCACAAGGGTCACCACATCCCCATGTTCCCAGCACACACAGGCATGTGCACCTTTGTTCTCTTCTTCTAACCAAACATCAGCTCATCATCCCTATGTCTTCTGACTGATGAATATCATCTTTTGTATTGGGAACTTTACAGAAGAAGCAATACCCTCAAGTCTCAACTCTGAACTACAACACCAGCCGACCCGACAGGAGCGTCGAAACGCGTACTGTATCGACTCCCGCAGACAAAGCTCCACCCCACACCGAAGAACTCGACCGATCTGAGACTGATTGATAAAAACAGCAGAAAACCCCCACCCCCCCTCTACTACATCTACTAAGCAGCTATGGCGGCATGTACTGATGAAACCGGTACAGGCAACGAATGCTGGGCGCCCCCCTTAATTTTCACACAAATGTACATGAGCCTTCCTCCTTGGGTTCATTGGATGACGCACACGCACGTCGAGATGCCCTCATCGTCCATCGAGTCTCCGGATTCGCTGAAATCATGCAGGGGAGACACAATGTCAGTTTAATTAAGCAGTCGAGGAAGCCAAAGACCAGCCGGCCGTGAGAAGAAGCATAATATCTCTACATGGTAAAGTCGCTAAAGGGTTCATTTCCGTACACGCTAAGGCCTATCGCGATAAAGGAGCATAAAAGAGGTTTGCTTTGTTGTTTTATTGTTTGCTTCAAGATAAGACCGGTGAAATAGGAACATCCCACTCAATTGTGGATCATCATGGTGTAGTTCCATGAAGCATTTTTTATTCGGAATTAAACTGTAACAAAAAGTTGCCACTTATCAAAGGTGAAAGCGAAATAACGAGGCAATCATTCTTGTTGCCAAGTAGTCATGATCAGTGATTTAACAGTTTGACTGGTACTAAATCACTATCGACAAGGAGTCCATGAGACTATGACAAGGCTATGCCATGGTCTCAAATTAAGAGCACAACTAAAATGGGCATAGCCCAGAATTACTGATCATACGATTTATGCTGTTATACTCAGCTCAGGTTGAAAACACGGCGGCTTCCGAGGCTCAGACCACTTGGCTGAAACAATGCCCTCAAACCACTTTGTTAAAGTTTAGAGGGTGGGCTTGAGAATCTAGAAGATCACTGATGCCAACACAATCTACATAACTAGCTGACAACACTTTCAAAAGTCAAAGataaatttcataataaacaaaACTCGTTTAAATACCAAGTCTAACACATGTATAAAGTTGATCCTGTCATCTCCGCACGAAATATTAAATTTACTCCCCACCAAAACCAAGCATATAGAAATGCAGTGCATCAGAAGGATGTCTCTTGAGCTGCCGGGGCAGTAAGGCCTATCTATACGTGTCCGAAGTAAATGTTATGACCGAGTCATTCCAAGTTGTAGTTCAATACTGGGCGACCTGTCCCCTCCCCGTATCAAGAAGCAGATTTCTAGGAAGAACAAAACAATACAATGTGAGACATCATGCAAGATAGATTAAGGAAAACAGACGCCCATCTGGGGCCGAGGAACGGTTTCGTTCACGCATGTCAACGCTCGCGCAACGCGCAATATGATTTAATATCCGGGAGGATCGGGTCCTTGGTACAAACCTTGGCTTACTAAAATCGGAGCATGCAAAACATTCGCCTAGTTAATTGCAATGGTGAGCAGACACGTCACAAGACAATAATTCACCCATCCTTGTGAATGGGCAACAGCAGCGATAGAAGCCAATTCAGTTGGAAAATTtcatggaggagaagaagatggtggTAGTGGTATGGTATGTATACCTTGGCTCGAACTCCTTGACCTCGGTGAGATCCTTCCCCAGCAAATCAAGCCACTTCACATTGCCTTTGGGGGCAATTACCACGTCGTCGCCGCAGTTGGCCTTCTTGAGGTTGCTCTTGGGTGGTGGCGCAGGCGCCGGCGCCGCGGCCGTCGTCTTCTCGCAGTCCTCCTTGTGGTCCTCGTCGTCCTTGTCGGCCGGCGCCGCCACAAGCTCAAACTTCTGGACGGGAGGCGGCTTGTCCTCGATGGAGACCGGGCAGGGCGCGGCGGAgacggcgtcggcgtcggcggcggcTGGTGGTGGTGCATCTTTGGATTTGGGGAGGCAGGGGATGTAGCAGAGGGGGGCGGCGCAGTAGCTCTCACAGTGCGAGAGCCTCATCAAAGTCGGGGAATTGGGTCAGCACACCGGGAGCGCGGCCGATCGGAACCCCCGGGCTCCACAGGAGCGCGCCACGCCGATCAAATCTGAGCCCCGGCGCAGAtcgaggccgccgccgccgccgcctccaagCAGCAGCCTTTGGCCCGGAGCAGCACGGGCAGCACGGCAAGCGGAACCGGATCAAGAACCGCCGGGCGGcgcgaggggaggaggagaaggggggcgAATCTGTGGGCGGGGCAAGGAGGAAGGGAGCGGCAGGGCGAGCAGGAGGAGCAGATTGAATCTTGCACTAAAAGGGCTGCTCCCCGGGCGCGGGGacc
This region includes:
- the LOC123452680 gene encoding uncharacterized protein LOC123452680, whose product is MRLSHCESYCAAPLCYIPCLPKSKDAPPPAAADADAVSAAPCPVSIEDKPPPVQKFELVAAPADKDDEDHKEDCEKTTAAAPAPAPPPKSNLKKANCGDDVVIAPKGNVKWLDLLGKDLTEVKEFEPSESGDSMDDEGISTCVCVIQ